CGGTATTCGACCAAAAGGTCGACCTGAATGAgtgaaaattgaaatgcgccCCATTGGTTCAATGTTTCCCCCATCATCATTTCTTGgaactttgtttaatcttgtTGGGATTTGTGGCTCAAAGTAATGAGAACAAAAGGTTGATATTTCCTCAATAATGTATGCCTCGACAATTGAACCCTCAACAGAAGCTTTATTTCGGACTTTTTTCTTTAAGTCAAAAAGGAACCTATTATTAACAAATTTGATTGTTATTTCATCAAgaaatatatatgtgaaataaataaaaaaggcaTTTTTGCAATATTTACCGCTCGAATGGATACATCCAACGATATTGCACTGGTCCACCTACTTTGGCCTCATAAGCAATATGAATAGGCAAATGCTCCATTGAGTCAAAGAAACCCGGTGGGAATATCTTTTCTAACTTGCAAATTGTTTCAATAATGTTTTTTTCTAATATCTCAATATTGTCCACAAATAGTATAGTTGCAGTAATGTCCCTAAAAAAATGACTAAGCTCAGTTAATGCATCCCAAACTGCTTTAGGCAATATGTCACGAAATGCGATTGGGATCAATCTTTGCATCAATATGTGGCAGTCATGACTTTTCAATCCAAAAAACTTACAGTCCTCCACACTTACAGCCCGTGCGATGTTGGAAGCATATCCATCAGGCAATCTCAAATCCTTTagccactgacaaattatttgttTTTGTTCTTTATTCAAAGTATAAGTGGCTTTAGGTTTGCATACTCTACCATTATATTGCACTAAGTGTAATTCAGGACGCTTGCAATAAACTTTTAAGTCCTCTCTTGCTTTGGAGTTGTCCTTAGTTTTCCCATTCACATCCATAACTGTGTAGAATACATTGTCAAACACATTCTTCTCTATATGCATCACATCTAAATTATGCCGAATTAAATTTGAATTCCAATATGGAAGCTCCCAAAATATACTCCTCTTGACCCAATTATGGTGTACACCAAATCCAGGTATTGTTTGCTTCCCACTAGTTGTCCCAAATATAATATCAGGTAGTGAATTTACCCGATTTTGTATAACATCACCAGACAAATGAGGAGGGGGTGGACTCCTTTCTATGACACCTTTTTTGAATTTATCTTTTTGTCTTCTGTATGGATGGTTGAGAGGAAGAAATTAGCGATGACAATCAAAGAATGATGCTTTCCCACTGTGTTGAAGAACAAAAGCTTTACTACCTTCTATGCAATACGGACAAGCCAATTTTCCATGTGTGCTCCATCCGGATAACATACCATATGCAGGAAAATCGCTTACTGTCCATAAAAGTGCTGCTTTCATATAAAAGTTCTGCTTAGTATGAATATCATGAGTCAAAACTCCTTCAGTCCATAACATTTTCAACTCATCAATCAAAGGCCTCAAGAACACATCCAAACTCTTGCCAGGGCTTTTAGGACCCGGAATCACCATATTCAAGAACATATAAGGTTTTTTCATGGCCATCCAAGGAGGTAAGTTATACACAGCAATTATTACTGGCCAACAAAAGTAAGGATTAGAAAGTTGCCCAAAGGGATTGAATCCATCAGTGCATAATCCAAGACGAACATTCCTAGGGTCAGATGCAAACAAAGGATAAGTGCGATCGAAGTGCTTCCATGCCTCACTATCAACAGGATGTGACATAGTCCCATCGGTATGTTGGTTAAAAGCATGCCATACCATGTGTGCTGCTGTTTTGGATGACATAAACAATCTTTGAAGCCTAGGAATCAAAGGCAAGTAACGTAACACTTTAAATGGTAGATTTTTTTGTCGAGCCATAGTTGATTTCCTTGGCTTATACCGAGGGTGACCGCAAGTTTTACATGATGTTCCATCACTGTTTTCTTTGTAATATAGCATGCAATTGTTGACACAGACATCGATTTTTTGATAACCAAGCCCTAGAGTTGACATCATCTTTTTCGTGTTGTAGAAGTTGCTTGGCAAGAGATTACCTTCTAGTAGCATGCTTTTTATTATTGATAATAAATTGTCAAAACAATTATGACTAATGTGGAAATCTGACATGCAATTTAATAGTTGAGATACAGCTGATAAGCGTGTATGATTATTGCAACCTTCCCATAAGGGAGCATCAGCATCATGTAATAAGCCATAGAAACTTGAAGCATTTGGATTTGGTTCCTCTTGTTCAAGGCCCATGAAACAATTTCTCACTCCAGCCATATCCTCATCAAAATTCATTGCTTCCATAACCATACTTCTATAATTATTTGTATCAGTTGGTTGAGTCATATCATCAATTGAAGTACTAGAAGTTAGTATAGAATTAAATTCAGATGTGAAACCTTCACCATGCGCATCCCACTGAGTATATGCCCCAACAAATCCAAATTTATACAAGTGATAGGTGACATCAATTCTTTGTAGGTATTTCTTGTTCTTACATTTAGAACAAGGACAACGAATCTTGTCATTGGAGGCAACATCTACTTGTGCATaggcaaaatttaaaaaatactcCACCCCAACCTCAAATTCAGGATTAAGGAAGCCATTGACATCTAATCGTTTATACATCCAACTACGATCTACAGACATGAtatatattttctaaaatttaaacaaaagtggaaacaataattaaaaaataaaaaataaattagcaaCAAAAAAATAGAGGGCTGATAATTAGCTTTAAATTTTGCCAACAAGATTGATATGAGTGATAAAAGACTATATATCTATTAAGTAAAGTCGAGTGTTTATTCCTTGTAAATGAAGAAAATTCCTACTGAAAGTGTTTATTCTCATAATGGGCCACCCCATCGCAAGCAGAATTAGAAATAATCTAGTGACTTAAGAGATAAtacctaataaaaaaataattatttgaatttttcaataataaatttagttattttatttttcaataataaatttagttattttattttttaaatcacaccagaaatttttttaaaaaataatctaaatttgaatcaaatttttttattattattagataataaaatattttttcaattcaaattaagatttaaattcgaaactttataattttagagattattttcattagtttaaaatgaataaaatcaTCAATGAGTTCGTTAatgataaaatatatatataatttagaaaaattttggaaaCTAATATAttgatattattaaaattaaaacatcaaataaaataaaattaaatatgtcattaaataaattctaaaaaaaaCCAATAAATTTGATACAATTTTCATAACACTTTTGTTACATTTGAATATAATGGAATTGTTTATCAAGAGCCTCAAAAATAATCTATTTAAAATATTTGAGTCTAACTAACTTTGTAACAATAATAACTGCATAGAAATATAAATGAATATTTATTTACAAAGGGGAATCAATATCTTGAAGAACATGATCAAAGGTCTACCAAAAGAAACAAGAACATGACTCAAGATTAGATCATGTGCTTACTTTAAGTCATAAAAATTGGTTTAATCAAAAGAATTATTCAGAAAGAGAAGAATATATATGTGTAAAAACACATGAGACCACATGAAGAGTGACCCTTTAAAGCTCAAGATTTTTggaatattattaatatatatatactaattaattttgagttgagactttAATTAATTTGGTGAGAAATTAATCAAATCAAAGGAGTTCTTGTTTTTTATTTTTGCAACTTAACATAACATGTGCAACTATTCTATGCTCATTATCAGTAATTCTCTTTTATTTACCATctcattaattaataattaagctCTTTTACAATGGAGTTCTTGTATATTTGATCCATCACTCTACCATTTGACTGATATTCAATATGCATGCACCATTTTGACCATGACCAACTATAAATTAACATTCAACTGCCTAAAAATTAAatgtatttctttttattttattatactcTCTCTTTCCTattttaatagtatttttaatatttttacataaaaattaaaaaaaaatgattgaatagcatcatttttataaaaaaatattaataattggcTAAAATATCTTTATAGTATCATTATAATGTAGAAATATGTTAAGAAGAGATAAATGTATTGAAAACAATAACAGATAAAGTAAAATTgggaaaaaataattaatacttttaaaattttttaaaataataaataaagtgaaataattttttttttctaaatcatttattACAATGAGACAGAGGAAGTAATAAGGATTTGTGATTTGATTTTagaatttgaatcataatttgaagtggtaAAAGATATTGTGCTATATATTTACTTATGGGCATAATCTTCTATGAATAAATTAATCTAGATGGAAGAAAGAAACAACTCATCAAGACCCATA
This sequence is a window from Hevea brasiliensis isolate MT/VB/25A 57/8 chromosome 10, ASM3005281v1, whole genome shotgun sequence. Protein-coding genes within it:
- the LOC131169392 gene encoding uncharacterized protein LOC131169392, whose amino-acid sequence is MSVDRSWMYKRLDVNGFLNPEFEVGVEYFLNFAYAQVDVASNDKIRCPCSKCKNKKYLQRIDVTYHLYKFGFVGAYTQWDAHGEGFTSEFNSILTSSTSIDDMTQPTDTNNYRSMVMEAMNFDEDMAGVRNCFMGLEQEEPNPNASSFYGLLHDADAPLWEGCNNHTRLSAVSQLLNCMSDFHISHNCFDNLLSIIKSMLLEGNLLPSNFYNTKKMMSTLGLGYQKIDVCVNNCMLYYKENSDGTSCKTCGHPRYKPRKSTMARQKNLPFKVLRYLPLIPRLQRLFMSSKTAAHMVWHAFNQHTDGTMSHPVDSEAWKHFDRTYPLFASDPRNVRLGLCTDGFNPFGQLSNPYFCWPVIIAVYNLPPWMAMKKPYMFLNMVIPGPKSPGKSLDVFLRPLIDELKMLWTEGVLTHDIHTKQNFYMKAALLWTVSDFPAYGMLSGWSTHGKLACPYCIEGSKAFVLQHSGKASFFDCHR